One genomic window of Coffea eugenioides isolate CCC68of chromosome 1, Ceug_1.0, whole genome shotgun sequence includes the following:
- the LOC113774705 gene encoding uncharacterized protein LOC113774705 — MSILQFQSDHAGAAWRSCVASAFRTALACTIIGCITLFGPPSFKQQVAFPAFSYVTAILLVTDATVEDTFRGCWHALYASVFGVCPAILSLWLMGPAQLTISTTAVAVALTAFVVVLPENSHLISKRIALGQTVILYVLAFINGSKTDPIMHPIHVLASTAVGAVATVLAFLLPYPSLACCEVKKKFKLYTKNALERVGVLMKAFSAQDKTSAQALILQSKSLARTGTKLLGSIKSKQESMLWGRLPLKFLKPYCMNPGQILQEIETPLRGMEIALSNGTVPFPERKDDLAGIEEHISRQIKSMPLVLATTVPEANAENVAESLQTLQTVPTDHRQLPSIFFFFCLKLLQAKLVTTSAISSIKEGSTGPEKQEKWFFIRIWRNLSININKSRLMPAFKCSLSLGLAVFFGSLYSKENGFWAGLPVAISLASAREATFKVANVKAQGTVIGTVYGVFGCFIFGKYVPIQLLSLFPWFIFCSFLRRSRMYGQAGGISAVIGAVLLLGRKDFGPPSEFAIARITETFIGLSCSVVVELVLQPTRGSALAKVQLFKNFEVMRNSIGAVSLTASKANLEESLKKLKLQVNELGKFIGEAEVEPNFWFLPFNSACYRKLWVPLSEMVEFLLFITRAIQFLHQESGRVDTNLWKESMRKINADLKNFKEMVDSSIKCFEEVSLVKSLVLLDKEMERKNISLDLESGKSPKIPSMMKLPGSDEEVIIEKTLSHYLQHCNEFLEAIHADKGEKELKSRIALILSCIGFCIRGLVRETREIEKAIKELVQWENPSSLVNLHDISSKIRALAAAAAADADMCEKL, encoded by the exons ATGTCAATCCTACAATTTCAATCCGATCATGCTGGAGCAGCATGGAGATCATGCGTAGCTTCAGCCTTCCGAACAGCCTTAGCTTGCACAATTATTGGTTGCATCACCCTCTTTGGCCCGCCTTCATTTAAGCAACAAGTAGCATTTCCTGCTTTTTCCTACGTGACAGCAATTCTTCTTGTCACAGATGCCACGGTGGAGGACACCTTCCGTGGCTGTTGGCATGCCTTGTATGCTTCCGTCTTTGGTGTCTGTCCTGCCATCCTTAGCTTATGGTTAATGGGGCCAGCCCAGCTAACCATTAGCACCACCGCCGTTGCGGTGGCGCTTACCGCATTTGTGGTGGTGCTGCCTGAAAACAGTCACCTGATATCAAAGCGTATAGCACTCGGCCAGACTGTTATTCTCTACGTTTTAGCTTTCATCAATGGTTCCAAAACTGACCCTATTATGCACCCCATCCACGTCTTAGCCAGTACGGCTGTTGGAGCCGTGGCTACTGTTTTGGCCTTCTTGCTTCCTTACCCAAGCTTGGCTTGTTGCGAG GTAAAGAAGAAATTCAAGCTTTACACTAAGAATGCTTTGGAGAGGGTAGGGGTCCTTATGAAGGCGTTCTCTGCACAAGACAAAACATCAGCACAAGCACTGATTTTGCAATCCAAGTCCTTGGCTCGCACGGGAACCAAATTGCTTGGGAGTATCAAATCCAAGCAA GAAAGCATGCTATGGGGAAGGCTTCCActcaaatttttgaaaccttacTGCATGAATCCAGGACAGATATTGCAAGAAATTGAGACACCTTTAAGAGGGATGGAAATTGCCTTGTCCAATGGTACTGTACCATTTCCAGAGCGCAAAGATGATCTAGCAGGAATTGAGGAGCATATTTCGCGTCAAATTAAAAGCATGCCCCTTGTTTTAGCAACTACTGTCCCCGAAGCAAATGCAGAAAACGTTGCTGAGTCCCTCCAAACTCTTCAAACCGTCCCAACAGACCATAGACAATTACCctctattttcttctttttttgtttgaagCTGCTACAAGCAAAATTAGTTACCACCTCAGCAATCAGTTCTATCAAAGAAGGGTCAACTGGTCCAGAAAAACAGGAGAAATGGTTCTTCATACGGATATGGAGAAATTTATCCATCAACATAAACAAAAGCAGGCTTATGCCAGCTTTCAAATGCTCACTTTCATTAGGGCTAGCTGTGTTCTTTGGATCATTATACAGCAAGGAAAACGGATTTTGGGCAGGATTGCCTGTTGCCATAAGCCTTGCATCAGCCAGAGAAGCAACATTTAAAGTTGCAAATGTTAAGGCTCAGGGAACAGTAATAGGAACGGTGTACGGAGTATTCGGTTGCTTTATTTTCGGAAAATATGTTCCGATACAGTTACTATCCCTTTTTCCATGGTTCATTTTCTGCAGCTTTTTGCGGCGCAGCCGCATGTATGGTCAGGCGGGAGGAATTTCAGCAGTTATAGGGGCAGTACTATTATTAGGAAGGAAAGATTTTGGTCCCCCAAGTGAATTTGCAATAGCAAGAATCACAGAAACTTTCATTGGACTATCTTGTTCAGTCGTGGTAGAACTAGTTTTACAGCCCACAAGAGGTTCTGCTCTAGCGAAAGTTCAGCTCTTCAAGAATTTTGAAGTGATGCGAAATTCTATTGGTGCGGTTAGTCTCACTGCCAGCAAGGCCAACTTGGAGGAAAGCCTGAAAAAGCTTAAACTCCAAGTGAATGAACTAGGAAAATTCATTGGTGAAGCTGAGGTGGAACCCAATTTTTGGTTTTTGCCTTTTAACAGTGCTTGTTACCGTAAGCTCTGGGTGCCCTTGTCCGAGATGGTGGAGTTCCTACTTTTCATCACTCGGGCAATTCAATTTCTCCATCAAGAATCAGGAAGAGTGGACACCAACTTGTGGAAGGAAAGTATGAGGAAGATAAATGCTGATCTCAAGAATTTCAAGGAAATGGTTGACTCTTCAATAAAGTGTTTTGAGGAGGTCAGTCTGGTAAAATCACTCGTGTTACTGGACAAAGAGATGGAAAGGAAAAACATTTCTCTTGATCTTGAATCGGGGAAATCACCAAAAATCCCTTCTATGATGAAACTACCAGGTTCAGATGAAGAAGTGATCATTGAGAAAACTCTAAGCCATTATCTCCAGCATTGCAACGAATTCCTTGAGGCTATTCATGCTGATAAAGGTGAGAAGGAGCTCAAGAGCCGCATTGCATTGATTTTGAGCTGTATTGGTTTCTGCATCAGGGGGCTTGTAAGGGAGACCAGAGAGATTGAGAAGGCTATTAAAGAACTTGTGCAGTGGGAGAACCCGTCAAGCCTTGTGAATTTGCATGACATTTCTAGCAAGATACGTGCtttagcagcagcagcagctgcAGACGCCGACATGTGTGAAAAATTGTAG